The proteins below are encoded in one region of Pongo pygmaeus isolate AG05252 chromosome 20, NHGRI_mPonPyg2-v2.0_pri, whole genome shotgun sequence:
- the LOC134738795 gene encoding LOW QUALITY PROTEIN: zinc finger protein ZFP2-like (The sequence of the model RefSeq protein was modified relative to this genomic sequence to represent the inferred CDS: substituted 1 base at 1 genomic stop codon), protein MIHQRAHTGEKPYGCDECRKTFPLKFNLILHQKIHTREKSYGCNECGKAFIQRSELSRHQRTHTGEKPYHCSECGKGFSVKSFLNIHWRTHTGEKPYGCNECGKMFSIKFSLILHQRTHTGEKPYEXSQCQKTFSQKSHLNIHQRSHTGEKPYECGECHKAFSRKSYLLIHQRIHSGEKPYECLECGKTFSHKFSLTTHQRVHTGEKPYGCSECGKTFPIKFSLVLHQKTHIGEKPHECSKCQKSFAQKSHHIIHQRMHIGEKPYECTECWKTFSHKFSLILHQKTHKGEKS, encoded by the coding sequence ATGATCCATCAGAGAgctcacacaggagagaaaccctatggtTGTGATGAGTGCAGGAAAACATTCCCCCTTAAGTTTAACCTCATTTTACATCAAAAAATCCATACCAGGGAAAAATCATATgggtgtaatgaatgtgggaaagccttcatcCAGAGATCTGAGCTCAGTAGacatcagagaactcacacaggagagaaaccataTCACTGCAGTGAATGTGGAAAAGGCTTTAGTGTAAAGTCATTCCTCAATATTCACTGGAGAACTCATACGGGAGAGAAACCCTATGGATGCAACGAATGTGGGAAAATGTTCTCCATCAAGTTTAGTCTCATCCTACACCAAAGAACTCATACAGgggaaaaaccctatgaatgAAGTCAGTGTCAGAAGACTTTTAGCCAAAAGTCACACCTGAATATTCATCAGCGgtctcacactggagagaaaccttatgaatgtgGAGAATGTCACAAAGCCTTCAGCCGGAAGTCCTATCTCCTGATACATCAGAGAATTCACTCGGGAGAGAAGCCTTACGAATGCCTTGAGTGCGGGAAGACTTTCTCTCATAAGTTTAGTCTCACCACTCATCAGAGAGTccatacaggagagaaaccctatggaTGTAGTGAATGTGGGAAAACTTTCCCCATCAAGTTTAGCCTGGTTTTACATCAGAAAACACATATAGGAGAAAAACCCCATGAATGCAGCAAATGTCAGAAATCTTTTGCCCAGAAGTCACATCATATTATACATCAAAGAATGCATATAGGTGAGAAACCTTATGAATGCACTGAATGTTGGAAAACCTTCTCCCACAAGTTCAGCCTCATTCTACATCAGAAAACACACAAAGGAGAGAAATCATAA
- the LOC134738796 gene encoding zinc finger protein 613-like isoform X1, whose product MSKSQGSLSFKDVAVGFTWEEWRLLDRVQKNLYQDVMLENYSNLVSLGYQVTKADALFWLEQGKPWILEEEIQSQVCPEYAWQVNDHTEWHRENQNSLETMERHHKCHTFGNITSHLSSNLHTSFALGKHLNPNLEYFIQNRSYARNEGECNGYDKVFLYPKYEKIHAEEKYNEYNERVRLSVISHSS is encoded by the exons ATGTCCAAGTCCCAA GGCTCACTGTCATTCAAGGATGTAGCTGTGGGTTTCACCTGGGAAGAATGGCGGCTACTGGACCGTGTTCAGAAGAATCTGTACCAAGATGTGATGTTGGAAAATTATAGCAACCTGGTATCACTGG GGTATCAAGTTACCAAAGCAGATGCATTATTCTGGTTGGAGCAAGGAAAACCATGGATACTAGAGGAAGAAATCCAGAGTCAGGTTTGTCCAG AATATGCCTGGCAAGTCAATGATCACACAGAATGGCACCGAGAAAACCAAAACAGCCTTGAAACTATGGAGAGACACCACAAATGTCATACATTTGGCAACATAACATCTCATCTGAGCTCAAACCTTCATACCTCTTTTGCACTTGGGAAACACCTGAATCCTAATCTGGAGTACTTTATTCAAAACAGAAGCTATGCAAGAAATGAAGGTGAATGTAATGGATATGACAAAGTTTTTCTTTATCCTAAGTATGAGAAAATTCATGCTGAAGAGAAATACAATGAATATAATGAACGTGTAAGGCTTTCAGTCATAAGTCACAGCTCATAA
- the LOC134738796 gene encoding zinc finger protein 613-like isoform X2, producing MGSLSFKDVAVGFTWEEWRLLDRVQKNLYQDVMLENYSNLVSLGYQVTKADALFWLEQGKPWILEEEIQSQVCPEYAWQVNDHTEWHRENQNSLETMERHHKCHTFGNITSHLSSNLHTSFALGKHLNPNLEYFIQNRSYARNEGECNGYDKVFLYPKYEKIHAEEKYNEYNERVRLSVISHSS from the exons atg GGCTCACTGTCATTCAAGGATGTAGCTGTGGGTTTCACCTGGGAAGAATGGCGGCTACTGGACCGTGTTCAGAAGAATCTGTACCAAGATGTGATGTTGGAAAATTATAGCAACCTGGTATCACTGG GGTATCAAGTTACCAAAGCAGATGCATTATTCTGGTTGGAGCAAGGAAAACCATGGATACTAGAGGAAGAAATCCAGAGTCAGGTTTGTCCAG AATATGCCTGGCAAGTCAATGATCACACAGAATGGCACCGAGAAAACCAAAACAGCCTTGAAACTATGGAGAGACACCACAAATGTCATACATTTGGCAACATAACATCTCATCTGAGCTCAAACCTTCATACCTCTTTTGCACTTGGGAAACACCTGAATCCTAATCTGGAGTACTTTATTCAAAACAGAAGCTATGCAAGAAATGAAGGTGAATGTAATGGATATGACAAAGTTTTTCTTTATCCTAAGTATGAGAAAATTCATGCTGAAGAGAAATACAATGAATATAATGAACGTGTAAGGCTTTCAGTCATAAGTCACAGCTCATAA